From the genome of Nicotiana sylvestris chromosome 2, ASM39365v2, whole genome shotgun sequence, one region includes:
- the LOC138886272 gene encoding uncharacterized protein — translation MLLDNLRKRRAKGLEWMMLKRWKLYIPVGEPFLVTHWISYTNVDIVSVLQSKLTDVQLWMLRESCFGYFLDLPRVAIQTQLIRSLMFRELVQDKCDQFYVKLNDECVLRFGLREFGIVSGLNCCGNEHVKGNFNGPNRLVDTYFSGFEAVSKKSLIDCFETKKCQFDEDSVKIAIIYFINTFLMSTQAQKIYISKRCFHLVESGEYVSFPWGKIVFRALIKSMRDGLRGKSEFYRISGFPLALQFKNISPTTKELRIFTLLIEVNDEY, via the exons ATGTTGTTGGATAATCTGAGAAAAAGAAGAGCAAAAGGGTTAGAGTGGATGATGTTGAAG CGTTGGAAGCTttatattccagttggtgagcCTTTTCTTGTTACTCATTGGATATCATACACTAATGTGGACATCGTATCAGTTTTACAGTCAAAGTTGACTGATGTCCAGCTTTGGATGTTAAGGGAAAGCTGTTTTGGCTATTTTCTTGATTTACCTCGAGTTGCTATCCAGACACAACTTATTCGTTCTTTAATGTTTAGGGAGTTGGTTCAAGATAAGTGTGATCAATTTTATGTGAAATTAAATGACGAATGTGTTTTACGTTTTGGTCTTCGGGAATTTGGTATTGTAAGTGGTTTAAACTGTTGTGGCAATGAACATGTTAAGGGTAACTTCAATGGACCCAATAGATTGGTGGATACTTATTTTTCTGGTTTTGAAGCGGTGTCAAAGAAGTCGCTTATTGATTGTTTTGAGACGAAGAAATGTCAGTTTGATGAAGACTCAGTTAAGATTGCAATCATTTATTTCATAAACACATTTCTAATGTCCACTCAGGCTCAAAAGATATATATAAGTAAACGTTGTTTTCATCTTGTCGAGAGTGGTGAGTATGTGTCCTTTCCTTGGGGTAAGATTGTGTTTCGAGCTTTAATAAAGTCGATGAGGGACGGGTTGAGGGGAAAGTCTGAGTTTTATAGGATTAGTGGATTTCCTCTTGCACTACAG TTTAAAAATATTTCTCCGACAACTAAAGAGCTAAGGATATTTACTTTGCTTATTGAAGTTAACGATGAATATTAG